In Akkermansia muciniphila ATCC BAA-835, the genomic stretch TTTCCGCTATTCCGCCAAAGGACGCACGGGTATTCCTCTGGAAGCAAAGTAAGCCTTGGCTTCCGGCACCGTGTATTCCCCAAAATGGAAAATGGAAGCCGCCAGCACGGCATCCGCCTTCCCTTCCACCAGCACGTCCACCATGTGATCCAAATTACCCGCACCCCCGCTGGCGATTACCGGAATGCGCACCGCACTGCTTACGGCGCGGGTCAATTCAATATCATAACCCGTTTTGGCTCCGTCCGCATCCATGCTGGTCAACAAGATTTCCCCGGCTCCGCGGCGTTCCGCCTCCACAGCCCATTCCACGGCATCCAGCCCCACGAATTTCCGGCCTCCATGGGTGGAAACGCCCCACTTGCCGGAAGCCTGGCGCTTGGCGTCAATAGCGACGACGATGCACTGGCTGCCAAAAGCCACCGCACCTTCATTAATCAGCTCCGGCCTATTGATGGCCGCCGTATTCAGGGAAACCTTGTCCGCACCCGCCAGAAGCATTTCGCGCATGTCCTTTACGGAACGGATGCCGCCGCCTACCGTCAGCGGCATGAAGCAGCATGCCGCCGTGCGGCGCACCACGTCCGCCATGGTGGCACGGCCATCGGAAGAAGCGGTAATATCCAGAAAAACAAGTTCATCCGCCTGCTGGGCATCATACGCCCTGGCACATTCTACAGGATCCCCGGCATCTCTCAGATTAATGAAATTGGTCCCCTTGACGACCCTGCCGTCCGTTACGTCCAGACACGGAATGATTCTTTTAGCCAGCACGGCCCTATCAAGCCATCACCGCCGCCAAAGGAAAAGCCTAAAATACGGCTTGCCGCGGGATGCCTTTTGATAAACATGTTCCCTTTTTGACCAAGGCCCTCTTCGGCAGCGCTTCCATCCCGCATATCCACGGTAAGAGAAATTTACTGAAATTCATCAATATCACTATTCCACTCACTTTCCGGCCGGCCCTGCCCCGCCATGAAGAAACGCAGTGCGGCATCTGCCCCTTTCCCGCCCGCATGCATAAAACGGCCTAAGAGCTTTTCTTTCCATGTCCAGGTGGTAGAGTCCGCATAAGGCATTTCCATTCATGACCACTACACGCTCGGGATTCACCAAACTTGCAGCCGTCTGCATTGCCATTCTTCTGGGGGCGGTGGTCTGGGAGCTGGGCTGGCCCCTGACGCGGGCGGAACATGAGTGGTCGCGGCTGATTGCAGCCGTTGCCACGCTGGGCCACCTGACGGGCATTCTGGGTTCCTATTTCCGGAAGGAAATCAACCGCCCTTCCCTGAGGCTCCTGATTTTCCAAATCATCAGCTGCCTCATGATTTTTCTCCTGATTGCCAGGGAACAACAGGAAGCGGGATACATGAGGTTCACGGAGCTTTCCCGCCTGGTGATTACGGCCGGGCTGATTGCCATCCCCACGCTGATGTCCCTGACCAGGATTTTTGAATGGCTGGTGGGCAAGCAAAAAAAAGGCCGGCCTCTTATGGCCCCCGCCATGCAGTTTGTAGCTTCTCTGGGAGTAGTCATCCTGGCAGGCACCGGATTGCTTCTGCTGCCTAATTCCACATATCCGGGTATTACACTCAGTTTTACGGATGCCCTGTTCACCAGCACCAGCGCAGTATGCGTCACCGGTCTGAACGCCGTGGATTTTGCCCATACTTTCACCCCGCTGGGAGAAATGTTC encodes the following:
- the hisF gene encoding imidazole glycerol phosphate synthase subunit HisF, whose amino-acid sequence is MLAKRIIPCLDVTDGRVVKGTNFINLRDAGDPVECARAYDAQQADELVFLDITASSDGRATMADVVRRTAACCFMPLTVGGGIRSVKDMREMLLAGADKVSLNTAAINRPELINEGAVAFGSQCIVVAIDAKRQASGKWGVSTHGGRKFVGLDAVEWAVEAERRGAGEILLTSMDADGAKTGYDIELTRAVSSAVRIPVIASGGAGNLDHMVDVLVEGKADAVLAASIFHFGEYTVPEAKAYFASRGIPVRPLAE